Genomic segment of Sodaliphilus pleomorphus:
GCCGGCGACGGCGGCGCCAACGGCGGCGGGTCGGAATTTCCCGGCGTGGTGCTCGAGAACAAGGCCTGGGGCGTGTACAACGGCTGGGGCCAGAACAAGCCCAGCGAAGACATCTATGAGGAGATGGCCAAAGACGGCGCAGGCAACGACCGCCTCAAGCGCAGCATTCTGTGCTATGGCGACACCTTCGAGCTCAACGGCGTCGAGCGCCGCTTCTTCTCGACCTCCGACATCCAGGCCGGCTTCATGATCAACAAGTATATGGATCCCTTCAAGCACGCCAACATGACCGACACGTATGTGAACGCCAACGGCGACTGGCCCACCTGCCGCATCATGTTCCCGCTCATGCGCTATGCCGAGATGCTGCTCTTCCGCGCCGAGGCCTACCTGATGACGGGCAACGCCGCTGCTGCCACTGCCGATATCAACAAGCTGCGCCAGCGCTCGCACCTGGCCCCGCTGAAAGGCACTGCCACCATGGCCGACCTCTACCACGAGCGCCGCTGCGAGCTGGCCTTTGAGATGACCGACCACCTGGGCGACCTCAAGCGCTGGGCAGCCTCGAGCAATGCCGAAATCAAGGCTCTGGCCCTGAAGGAGCTCAACGCTCACCCCCGTGTGCGTGCCTACAGCGACCGCTCCAACCCCGAGAGCGACTTCAAGGTGATCGACTATGAGGACTACCGCGACAAGGCCGCCTACGACAGCCACCTGATGGTATTCCCCTACCCGTCGGACGTGATATCGAAATACGGCGGCAAGCTCAAGCAGAACCCCAACTATTGATACTGCGCGCTTCCTCGAGGCGAGGACAGCGACTACATGAATAATGCGTATCCCTGCAGCCCGCGAGTGAGCTGCAGGGATATTTTTTGCCCCCTGCCCGCCGCAAGCCGCGACAGGCAGGGGGCAAAAGAAAAACGAGACCAAGTTTTCACAAATTTGGTCCCGCAGTCATTTTTAGAGTATGAGAAATTTACTTATATTGTCGTTTCATGCTCACAAGAAAGTGCCTTTCTTGATTTCGCGCTGCAAACATAAGAAATATTTTTAGAATTACCACATAAAAATACCGCAATCGTGCCATCAAAGCCCGAAAACTGCTATTTTCGGTAATCGGCAAGAGCCCTTTGCATCGCCCAAGGCGGCACCACAATCACACAAGAGCGCACCCAGGCTACACGAAGAGCTGCTTCAGAATTTCGGGCGACTTGAGCGTGCCCACCGTGGAATTGTGCATGCGGTAGTAGGCGATGACGGCGTCGAGCACGGCATTGCGCTGCTCGCGGCTGAAGCGGAACAGGTGCAGGTTGGAAAACGTCATGCGCGAGAGCAGCACAATCACACGCGCCAAGTCGGGCTTCAGGCACGTGCCCGCCATCCTGGGGAAGGGCACAAAAGTGCCCCCCGCCATGTCAAACCAGTAGCCCTCGCGATACGACTCCACATCGGGCTCGATGCCCAGAAACGCTCCCAGGTGAAACAAGAAGCATATATGAAAATTGGCCACGCCGCGGTCGAGGCTGTCGAGCAGGCGCACCGCGGTCTCGATGTAGCGGTACAGGCCCTCGTCGCGCTCCCGCTCGGGGATGGCATGGCTCAGCAACTCGCTCATGAACATGGCCACGGCGTTTTTCACCGGGTCGGCATAGATGCTGGCAAGCAGGCACGTGCGCCGCACGTCGTGCAAGGTGCACAGCTCACGCCCAGGCACGATGCGCGACTCAAACTGGAGCAGGCTCAAAGGCAGAAACATGGAGTTGCGCACCCGTGCGGCGGCCGTGTTGCCCTGAGCCACCAGATAGGGCATCATGCCATGGCGGTCGGTGTAGATGTGGGCAATGTTGTGACGGTCGTTGTACTTGATGACATTGAGTACAACACCACTGGTGGTTTCATACATGCCACGAAATTACGCAATAATCGGCACATAGGCGGCCTCAACAAGTAAAAAACACTGATTTAGCACGATTTAAAGAAGTTAAATTTTGCCATTTGAAAAATCATTGCTATATTTGCACCGCTTTTTGCGCAGCTGGCTAAAGTTCGCAAAATCGAGGGGCCCATTCGTATATCGGTTAGTACGCAAGATTTTCATTCTTGAAAGAGCAGTTCGACTCTGCTATGGGCTACTAACAATAACAACAATCAAAGAAAAAAGGTTTTTAAGAAAATGGCAAACCATAAATCAGCAATCAAGAGAATACGCCAGACAGAGGCAAGAAATCTTCGTAATCGTTACTATGCTAAGACAATGCGCAATGCTGTGCGCAATCTGCGCAAGGAGACCGATCCTGCCAAGGCAGCCGAGAACTACAAGAAGGTATCGGCCATGCTCGACAAGCTCGGCCGCAAGCATGTCATAAGCAAGAACAAGGCTTCCAACCTGAAGTCGAAGCTGGCCAAGCACATCAACAAGCTGAACGTTGCCAAGTAAACACGACACAAGGCAGCGCAAGGATTGCACACAATAGAAACAACGATGGGGCGTTAAGCCGCCCGCAAGCGAGCGGCCTGCGCACAGGCCTAAGGCCAGCGACACAGTAGTGGCCCGAAGCCCCCATTAAGGTTTGGCCCATTCGTATATCGGTTTAGTACGCAAGATTTTCATTCTTGAAAGAGCAGTTCGACTCTGCTATGGGCTACCCAGGAGCGTTAAGTTGCATGAAACTTAGCGCTTTTTGTCGTTGCTGGCGGTGAAGTTGCTCTCGATCACGGCCTGCAGGGCGGTTTTGCCCATGACCTTGATGCCGTTGCTGGCATCGACGCCGGCATAGTCCATCATCACCAGGCCGGCATGAGCCACCACGCAGCGGGCCATGTAGGCATTGGTGCTGGCGGCATTCAGGCGGTAGCCGTTGCTGGTGGTGTTGCCGGGCAGCGGAGCCTCGGGGTCGCGCGTGAAAGCCGAGCAGTGGTTCACAACCCACAGGCTGCCGCGCAGGGGCGTGGTGGCGGCATGCACGAGAAACTGCCGCATGAGATCGAGTTTTGTCGTCATGGCGCCCTCCATGGTGGTGTTGTAGTAGTCTTGCACATAGAGGCGCTCGCCGCCCTGCACGCCCGCAACTCGTGCCCCCTGGGGCGCGTTCCAGCTGCCGCCGTCGTCCCAATTGTCGATATAGCCGCCACGGGGAACCTGGCCGTAGCGGTCGCGGCTCAGCACCAAGATGTGGCCGCGCATCTCGCCCACCGTGAGCCCGGGCCTATAGTCGATGAGCACCGGGCCCAGCTCGTGCAGGGTGCTGTCGACCAGCTGTGCCCACCGGCTCTGGTCGTAGCCGGCACCCTTGGCATCGTCCTCGTGGCGTTGCACCACCACGACCAGCGAGGCAGGGTTGGCCTTGAGCGAGTCGGCCAGCAGGCGCAGGGCGTGGGCATAGCTTAGGCGGGTGGTCAGCGTGCCATGGAAAATGCGCAGCTCGTTGCCGCACTGGGCCGGGCGCAAGTCGAAGGCGCGCACGCCGGCGGCAAACTGCTGGCTCAGGTCGAGTTCTTGGGTGCGGGCATAGCGCTCGCCCACTACCGAGTCGAGGCCCTCAAAGCCATTGCCTGTGGCTGCATCGTGGGCACCGGGTATCGACAAGCTGCACACTCGAGTGTCGGGGCTGAGTCGCGTCATCCAGTCGGCGGCAAGGACATGACTTGCCGCAACGGCAACAAGAGCAAGTGTTGCCAGGTATCGTAGTTTCTTCATTTCACACAGTCATTGTTTTTTTTCGTTACACACCAGCCAACACGTGTGGCTGCTACAGCAGCGAGGCGCCCAGCATGTTGCAATCGGCAAGGCTGGAGAAGACGATGCTCACCTTGTCGACGATGTGCGGCTGCTGGAAGCCCTCACGTGCCGAGCTCAGCATGGCACGCTCAAAGAGGTCGCGGCTGGCGGCGATGCCGCCGCCTATGACGATGGCCTGTGGGTCGTAGGTGTAGAGGATGACCTGCAGCAGCTTGCCCAGGTGCAGGCCCAGCTCGTGCCAGCGAGCTGTGGCCACGGGGTCGCCCGCGCGGGCTTTATCGGCCTCGGCCAGAGCCGTGGTGTGCCACTTGTTGAAGAGTTGCTGGCTGGTGTAGTCTTCATAGTTGCTCTCAAGATAGGGCAGACTGCATATCTCACCCGCGCCCGTGTTGGCACCGCGATACACCTTGCCGTCGATGACAATGCCGGCGCCCACGCCGGTGCCCAGGGTGATGCCCACCAGGTTGTCGAAGGGGCGGCCGGCCCCATAGGCCTTCTCGGCAGCGACAAAGCAGTTCACGTCGTTGTCGGCATGCGTCTCGATGCCAAAGCGGCTTTCAAGATACTGCTTGAGGTGCACCTCTTTCCACGAGGGTATGTTCATCACGTTGTAGACAATGCCGGTATTGAAGTCGACCACCGAGGGCACTGCCACGCCAATGCGGCTGGCGGTGCCGTTGTTTACTTTCTCGACGAGGGCACACATCTGGTCGAGCACCTCGCGTTCGGTGCCGCTGGCCTTGACAGGCTCGCTGAGCCGAGCCTCAATCTTGCCCTCGCGCACCCGGGCCACGCGCACATTGGTGCCGCCCAAGTCAATCGCTATAGTTGTGTTCATTGAATATGATAGTTGGTTGCATGCTTGTTGTGTTCATTTCAGAAGAGTGGTCTCTACCGTGGGCTTGACCCACCTGTAGTGGCCGTCGCCGTCGAGCACCTGCACCGTCCTGATGCTCACCTTCTTGCCCTTGATCGAGAGCACGGCAAACGAGGCCGAGCCGTCGTCGTCGGGCCAGGCGTTGTTGACCTGGTAGATGCGGTGCCCCTTGTAGTGCTGCACCGATGCCTCGTGGGTGTGGCCCACCATGAAGGCGGCCAGGTTGTAGCGGTCGAGCAAGGCCATGAGCCGCGCGCGGTGGGCCTCGGGCCACCAGCCGCGAGCCCACTTGTCGAAGCCATAATGCTGCAGGTAGACCACCGGCGTGCCGTCGCTGCAATACATCTTCAGGTCGGCCTCAAGCCAGTCGAAGTTGCTCTTGCAATAAGACGTGTCGCCGGCGGCGAGCATGCCCATGACAAAGTGCACGCCGCCCAGGTTGAACGAGTAGGAGCGGCTCGA
This window contains:
- the rpsT gene encoding 30S ribosomal protein S20 encodes the protein MANHKSAIKRIRQTEARNLRNRYYAKTMRNAVRNLRKETDPAKAAENYKKVSAMLDKLGRKHVISKNKASNLKSKLAKHINKLNVAK
- a CDS encoding ROK family protein — encoded protein: MNTTIAIDLGGTNVRVARVREGKIEARLSEPVKASGTEREVLDQMCALVEKVNNGTASRIGVAVPSVVDFNTGIVYNVMNIPSWKEVHLKQYLESRFGIETHADNDVNCFVAAEKAYGAGRPFDNLVGITLGTGVGAGIVIDGKVYRGANTGAGEICSLPYLESNYEDYTSQQLFNKWHTTALAEADKARAGDPVATARWHELGLHLGKLLQVILYTYDPQAIVIGGGIAASRDLFERAMLSSAREGFQQPHIVDKVSIVFSSLADCNMLGASLL
- a CDS encoding metallophosphoesterase; its protein translation is MTHIHYLYHVQVQGGRGRLLALLLLLSLWLSAWAQDVTVVVASDLHFDRPPETDQYYHVRAINALGKTIPIDAVLLCGDIFDKASPDIQALFKQRYEPGPGDKTIHYPVYLLYGNHDISPENGRPNLNKRGYELNMRYLDSLLQVGKARGDIYHVDPSSRSYSFNLGGVHFVMGMLAAGDTSYCKSNFDWLEADLKMYCSDGTPVVYLQHYGFDKWARGWWPEAHRARLMALLDRYNLAAFMVGHTHEASVQHYKGHRIYQVNNAWPDDDGSASFAVLSIKGKKVSIRTVQVLDGDGHYRWVKPTVETTLLK
- the recO gene encoding DNA repair protein RecO, with the translated sequence MYETTSGVVLNVIKYNDRHNIAHIYTDRHGMMPYLVAQGNTAAARVRNSMFLPLSLLQFESRIVPGRELCTLHDVRRTCLLASIYADPVKNAVAMFMSELLSHAIPERERDEGLYRYIETAVRLLDSLDRGVANFHICFLFHLGAFLGIEPDVESYREGYWFDMAGGTFVPFPRMAGTCLKPDLARVIVLLSRMTFSNLHLFRFSREQRNAVLDAVIAYYRMHNSTVGTLKSPEILKQLFV